The DNA segment TTCGCCAGGGTGACATAAATGTTACCTGGCCCGGTGATAACATCTACCTTGGGGATGGTTTCGGTGCCGTAGGCCAGGGCCGCGATCGCTTGAGCGCCCCCAACCCGATAAATTTCTTGAATGCCTGCCTCTTGAGCGGCGACGAGGACAGCCGGGTTAATCCCCTTTTCGCTACCGGGTGGCGTTACCATCGCAATTCGGGGAACGCCTGCGACCTTGGCGGGAATGGCATTCATTAGGACGGTACTCGGATAAGCGGCTCGACCGCCAGGGATGTAAATTCCCGCTCGATCGACTGGCGTATACCGCTTACCCAACACAATATCATCGGTGCCAAACTGAACCCAAGATTTCGGGACGCGTTGGCGGTGAAAGGCTTCGATTTGACGACAAGCGAGTTGAATCGCATCCAGTAAGTCTTTGTTGACTTGTTGGTAAGCCGCGTCGAGTTCTGAACCGCTAACGCGCAATTCTTCGACTTTTAGCGTTTTTTGGTCAAATTCGGCTGTGTAGTGCAGTAAGGCGCGATCGCCTTGTCGTTTCACCGTCTGAAGCACTTCCCGAACGGTCGCTTCCTTGTGCACGACTTGCTCGTCTTGGGTGCGATCGCAGATGCGCCGCAGTTCAGCTTCTGCATCAGCCCGCTGAGTAATGATTCGCAGCATGGATAGGACAATGGCCTTTCTAGGAATAAACCGTTGGCGGACGGATCTTCAGACACCCTGGGCTAAATCAGCTACCAGGCTAACCCGTACTCGCTTCTCTAGCTTAACGTGGATTTTCGTGTTTCAGCTAATCTCATTGCAGATCAACAAATGTTATATTAAACGATCTGATGCTATGTGCATCACCATCAACCTAAAAGCGATTATTTCTAGTTGAGCCGTGCCTAATATTAAGTCTGCCGTTAAACGCGTTCAGATTGCTGAACGAAATCGTCTCCGCAATAAAGCTTATAAGTCTAGCGTCAGAACGCTGATGAAGAAGTTTTTTGCGGCTTTAGACACCTATGCGGCTTCTCAAAGCCCAGAAGCCAAGCAAGAGGTACAAACTCTCATGTCCGATACCTACAGCCGCATTGACAAGGCGGTCAAGCGGGGTGTTTTTCACTCTAACAATGGCGCTCGCAAAAAAGCCCGTTTGGCCAAAGCGCTTAAAAAAGTGGAAGCGCCCGTGTCAACAGCTTCCTGAGCGTTCTCAAGGGCGATCGCCACTTGGGGGCGTCCAGAAAACGCCGGAATGCTGCGGCTTAACCAATCGAGCCGCCGTTTGCAAGAGAGGGAGGAGAGAACCTCACTCAATGGGGTTCGCAAACTCGCCTGAACGCCCACACTGTACTGCTTGCAGTCGGTGTGGGAGAATGCAGCCAACGCTTAGAAGAACTCCTCAAATTCTCTCATGCAACTGATTGATACTCACGTCCATGTCAATTTTTCGACGTTTGAGTCGGATCTAGAAGCAACGCGCGATCGCTGGCAAGCTGCCGGAGTCGTGCAGCTCGTTCATTCTTGCGTGACCCCAGATGAGTATCCCAGCCTAGCCGCATTAGCCGATCGCTTTCGCGAATTATATTTTGCTGTGGGACTGCACCCGCTAGAGGCCGATCGATGGACGCCGGAATTAGCCCATCAACTTCGCCAACTGGCTCAATCTCATCCGAAGATTGTCGCAATTGGCGAAACTGGGCTAGACTTTTATAAAGCGGACAATCGTTCGCAACAGCAGCAGGCATTTTGGGCGCAGTTAGAAATGGCCCATGCCCTCCAGAAGCCGGTTATTATTCACTGTCGAGATGCAGCCGCAGCCTTAGCCGATCAACTCCGTAATTTTTGGGATAGGATTGGAGAGGTGCGGGGCGTGATGCATTGCTGGGGAGGAGAACCTCAAGAAACGCAGTGGTTTTTAGATTTGGGTTTTTACATTAGTTTTAGCGGTACAGTCACCTTCAAAAAGGCGACTCAGATTCAGGAATCCTGTCAAATCTGTCCGAGCGATCGCCTCTTAATTGAAACTGATTGCCCCTTTCTTGCTCCGGTTCCCAAACGCGGCAAACGCAACGAACCCGCCTACGTCCGCCATGTGGCCGAACAAGTGGCTCATCTGCGCGGAGTCTCCTTAGAAACGTTAGCTCGGCAAACCACAGAAAACGCTCGCTCGTTGTTTGGCTTACCTCAGCTAACGCTCTCAGATTCGCCCTTATTGGCCCAGTCTTGGACAAAGGAGTAAAAATAAATTATAATAGTGGATTGCCGTTATGCGTGGATGTCCCTCAGACCGTTTCGAGTCGCACGACCCAGCCATTGACGGTCAACAATCTCCTCGCCGAACCCCATCCCAAGATGAGGCAGCCCAACCGAAAAATTGATAGCACTCGTTACCTTGGAGCAATCCAATCAC comes from the Desertifilum tharense IPPAS B-1220 genome and includes:
- the hisD gene encoding histidinol dehydrogenase produces the protein MLRIITQRADAEAELRRICDRTQDEQVVHKEATVREVLQTVKRQGDRALLHYTAEFDQKTLKVEELRVSGSELDAAYQQVNKDLLDAIQLACRQIEAFHRQRVPKSWVQFGTDDIVLGKRYTPVDRAGIYIPGGRAAYPSTVLMNAIPAKVAGVPRIAMVTPPGSEKGINPAVLVAAQEAGIQEIYRVGGAQAIAALAYGTETIPKVDVITGPGNIYVTLAKKLVYGTVGIDSLAGPSEVLIIADSGANPIHVATDMLAQAEHDPLAAAILLTPDSALARKVAAEVERQLVNHPRRLLTEKAIAHYGLVVVVSSLAEAAELSNQFAPEHLELEITEPWDLVNQIRHAGAIFLGYSTPEAVGDYLAGPNHTLPTSGAARYASALGVETFLKHSSLIQYSPTALNKMGNAIITLAETEGLNSHADSVRLRIENRTDDA
- the rpsT gene encoding 30S ribosomal protein S20 codes for the protein MPNIKSAVKRVQIAERNRLRNKAYKSSVRTLMKKFFAALDTYAASQSPEAKQEVQTLMSDTYSRIDKAVKRGVFHSNNGARKKARLAKALKKVEAPVSTAS
- a CDS encoding TatD family hydrolase, with the translated sequence MQLIDTHVHVNFSTFESDLEATRDRWQAAGVVQLVHSCVTPDEYPSLAALADRFRELYFAVGLHPLEADRWTPELAHQLRQLAQSHPKIVAIGETGLDFYKADNRSQQQQAFWAQLEMAHALQKPVIIHCRDAAAALADQLRNFWDRIGEVRGVMHCWGGEPQETQWFLDLGFYISFSGTVTFKKATQIQESCQICPSDRLLIETDCPFLAPVPKRGKRNEPAYVRHVAEQVAHLRGVSLETLARQTTENARSLFGLPQLTLSDSPLLAQSWTKE